DNA from Fibrobacter sp. UWB15:
CGAAAGAAACCAAGACTTCTTCTGACTCCAAGAGTTCAAGTTCTGTGAAGTCGGGTGACTCGTCCAGCAGCAGTTCTGCGGGCAAGGTGAATGGCTTGGCGACGCCGTGCAAGACTGAAACCGAAGACAACTGCGAGTATGGCGAGTTGGTGGATGAACGCGATGGCCAGACATACAAGACGGTGAAAATCGGCGACAAGGTGTGGATGGCCGAAAACCTGAACTATGACCCTGGACAGGGTGGTTCAGGTTCGTCGGCATACGATTGGTCATGGTGCTATGACGACGACCCTTCCAATTGCGCCAAATACGGGCGGCTCTACACCTGGGCCGCCGCGATGGACTCCGCTACGACCTATTGTGGTTTCGGCAAGTCCTGCACGGCGACGCATCCCGTCCAGGGCATCTGCCCGAGCGGCTGGCATTTGCCCGATACGACCGATTGGCACGATCTCATCGTAGCTGCCGGCGGAAAGTATTCCGCGGGAGCAAAGTTGAAATCGACCTCCGGGTGGGAGAACGATGGCTACGGGAACGATGGCAACGGCACGGATGCGTTCGGCTTCTCGGCGCTCCCGTCCGGCTACAGGAGCCGCGACGGGGGGGACTACTACACCGCCGGCGGCTATGCGAACATCTGGTCTTCTTTCGAGTACATCACGGGCCTCGTCGCGTACCAGATGATCCTGCGCAGCACCAACGCGTACGCATACGTGGATCGCAGCAATGAGGACTACGGCTACGCGGTCCGCTGCGTGAAGGACTCGGACTAAATCTCAAAAGGTTTCCCTATGAAAAACACGTTCTCTAGAAAGTTTACGGTCTGTGCCCTTGCGGGGGTGCTTGGTTCTGCGTTTATCGGCTGCGGGGACGACGGGTCGTCTTCGCCGAGCGCAAAGGGACTCCCTGCCGAAGTGGCTGACAAGGCGGAACTCGAAACCTACGAGTGCAGCATGGATGTCATCGGCGAGAAGGTCTATGTGACCGAACTCGAAGAGAACTACGAATGCGACGGCGAGAAGTGGTTTAAGTCCTACGACCAGACAAAGCCGAGTTCGACAGAGTCATCGAGCGGCAAGAATCCCGACGGCTCCAGCGACTCCAAGACTGCTGATAGGGATGGTTCGTCGAGTAGCGGAGTCAATAAATTTCTTCAGAATTTAGATTCTTCAAAATCGGTTTGGGATTACTTGAATCCTGATATTGATTATGGTGAATTTACCGATAAACGAGATGGTAAAATCTACAAGACCGTTGTAATTGGTGGACATGTTTGGATGGCTGAAAATTTGAATTACGCATATAAAGAGCCGACAGAAACTTTGGATTCTTTGAGCCTTTGCTATGAAAATAATCCTGTAAATTGTACATATTTCGGACGCCTGTATTTATGGTCTGCTGCTATGGATAGTGCTGGAGTTGCATCTGGAATAGCTAGTCAATGTAGTGAAGGCGTTGAATGTGCTGCGTCTTTTCCAATTCAAGGAGTTTGCCCCGAAAGCTGGCATTTACCTCGCTACAATGAATGGGAAAGTATGCTGAATTATGTTGATTACAGTGTGTCTGGAATTAAGCTCAAAACAATCGGTGGTTGGGATACCAGTAATGATAGCCATCCACTTACCAATGAGAATTCTTTTGGTTTTTCCATTTTGCCTGGTGGCATGAATTATCATAAAAAATATCAAAGTGTAGGAACAGGTGCTTATTTTTGGACTTCAACAGGTAGGCATATACATGTTATGAGCTCGGATTCTAGTATGGGAAGCTCTCTTCTTGATCGCGGTGCTTATATGTCTGTCCGTTGTGTCATGGATAGTGCTGATGGCTGGAGCTGGAATGTTCCCAAAAAGGATCGGTTGAATCCAAAGCTTACTTATGGAACAATGACAGATTCCCGAGATAATCAAACCTATAAAACTATTGAAATAGGAAATCAAGTCTGGATGGCGGAGAATCTAAACTTTGATGATGAATCGGGAAAAAGCTTCTGCTATGATGATAATCCCGATTATTGCGCTGTGACGGGCCGCCTTTACACATGGGCTGCAGCTATAGATTCTTCTACATTAGCAAATGATGAGAGTAATCCACAAATTTGCGGTATCGGGCATATATGCGACAGACTTACTCAGGAAAATCTTGATAAAAAAGCTATTCAAGGAATCTGTCCAAGTGGTTGGCATCTACCAAGCAGTACAGAATGGCGTACTCTCATTACAGAAGCAGGTGGCGAAAATTTGGCGGCACGAACATTAAAATCTAGTTCTGGTTGGAATACTGATTCCTATGGTTATGGTGATGGAACTGACGAAAAAGGTTTTTCCGCTTTACCTGCAGGAGATAGAAACAGAAAAGCGGAATTTACTGATGCTGGAAGTAGCACTGTTTTTTGGTCATCTTCTGAAGGAGAATGGAACGATTACTACAATTATGCGGCTTGTTTTGGTTTTCATGCAGGCAATAAAGTGACATCTGTTTATGATTTCAAAAATATCGCCCGATCAGTTCGTTGCATCAAGGACTCCGAGTAATAACCCAAAGGTTTCGCTATGAAAAATTTATTCGCCATGAACTTTGTGAAAGTGTCATCCTGGAGAGGCGGGGCGGCGGTAGGGTGCGTGCTCGCGGCGCTTTGCCTTGGGGCATTTGTGGGCTGTGACGATTCGTCGTCGGCGAGTTCCAATGAAACCGAAGCGTCTAGTTCGTCTGTAGTGTCTTCAGACAATGAAGTCAAGTCCAGCAGTTCCACGAAGGAAAACAAGGACTCTTCCGACTCCAAGAGTTCAAGTTCCGTAAAAGTATCGGCTTTATCATCTAGTTCTGTGGCATTGGCAACGCCTTGCAAGACTGAAACCGAGGACAGCTGCGAATATGGAACATTGAATGACGAACGAGATGGTCAGATTTATAAGACTGTTAAGATTGGTGACCAGTG
Protein-coding regions in this window:
- a CDS encoding FISUMP domain-containing protein, producing the protein MKNTFSRKFTVCALAGVLGSAFIGCGDDGSSSPSAKGLPAEVADKAELETYECSMDVIGEKVYVTELEENYECDGEKWFKSYDQTKPSSTESSSGKNPDGSSDSKTADRDGSSSSGVNKFLQNLDSSKSVWDYLNPDIDYGEFTDKRDGKIYKTVVIGGHVWMAENLNYAYKEPTETLDSLSLCYENNPVNCTYFGRLYLWSAAMDSAGVASGIASQCSEGVECAASFPIQGVCPESWHLPRYNEWESMLNYVDYSVSGIKLKTIGGWDTSNDSHPLTNENSFGFSILPGGMNYHKKYQSVGTGAYFWTSTGRHIHVMSSDSSMGSSLLDRGAYMSVRCVMDSADGWSWNVPKKDRLNPKLTYGTMTDSRDNQTYKTIEIGNQVWMAENLNFDDESGKSFCYDDNPDYCAVTGRLYTWAAAIDSSTLANDESNPQICGIGHICDRLTQENLDKKAIQGICPSGWHLPSSTEWRTLITEAGGENLAARTLKSSSGWNTDSYGYGDGTDEKGFSALPAGDRNRKAEFTDAGSSTVFWSSSEGEWNDYYNYAACFGFHAGNKVTSVYDFKNIARSVRCIKDSE
- a CDS encoding fibrobacter succinogenes major paralogous domain-containing protein — encoded protein: MKNTFAKKFTVCALAGVLGFALTACDDSSSAGDDDNNVILSGDSREESSDSRSNDKDEAISSSDKATDKDSEPAEGSSSSVEKGLPDSDAKSSSSAKETKTSSDSKSSSSVKSGDSSSSSSAGKVNGLATPCKTETEDNCEYGELVDERDGQTYKTVKIGDKVWMAENLNYDPGQGGSGSSAYDWSWCYDDDPSNCAKYGRLYTWAAAMDSATTYCGFGKSCTATHPVQGICPSGWHLPDTTDWHDLIVAAGGKYSAGAKLKSTSGWENDGYGNDGNGTDAFGFSALPSGYRSRDGGDYYTAGGYANIWSSFEYITGLVAYQMILRSTNAYAYVDRSNEDYGYAVRCVKDSD